The Zalophus californianus isolate mZalCal1 chromosome X, mZalCal1.pri.v2, whole genome shotgun sequence genomic interval ATGCTGGCTGCGTCGCCGCGGGGATAGTGATTGGAGCTAGTGCCTGGTACTGTGTCTACAAATATGCCAGGGgaagaaaccagacaaagaagAGAATGGCCAAGCCCAAGACCAGGGCTGTGGCTGGGACTGGAGCCAGGGCTAGAGCCGGACTAAGGGCCGGATTCACCATTGACCTGGGGCCGGGATTCGGTCCTCCAACCCCAGTCCGCACTCGGGCAGAGGACAGGGCCCAGGATGAAGCCTCTGCTCTGGACGCAGCTGGAGCTGAGGCAGTGGTCCCAGCTGCATCCAgtgctgaggctcagagtggggcCGGAAATCAGGTCCAGGAGGCAGAAGGGGCAGGGGTTGGGCCTAGGGCCGAACCAGTCGCCGGGGCCACAGCGGCTTCCTCAATGGCACCACCCCCCGGGGAGGCAGAGGCTTTCGTGGCTGCAGCGGCCCCCACAGTGGCAAGGGCCCCCAAGCTGCCGGAAGCCCCTGGCACAGCAGAGGCTCCCGGGGCGCCCGCGGTGCCTCCCAGGGCGCCAGTGCCTACCGAGGCGGCAGCACCTACAGAGGCTGCGGAGACTCCTGTACCCGCAACCCCTCCTGCTGCGCCAGTGCCTTCTGGGGCAGCAGTGCCTTCCGGGGCTGCAGAGgctcctgggacttcaggatcccCCAGAACAGCAGCACCCTCCAAGAAAGCGACCCCCGGGGCTCATACCGGCGCTATACCTAAAGCCGGGTCAGCGACTGGAGCTGTACCCAAAGGTGGAGCCAAGGGAACCAGGTCTCGGACTGGGGGCAAGGGCAAGGGCAAGAAAAACAAGGTGGAAGTAGATGAATTGGGGCTGGGCTTCCGCCCTGGGGATGGGGCTGCAGCGGCTGCTGCAGCCTCTGCTAATGGGGGACAGGCTTTCCTGGCAGAGGTCCCTGATTCTGAGGAAGGGGAGTCTGGATGGACTGACACAGAGTCGGAGTCAGACTCTGAGCCTGAAAcccagcagagagggagagggaggagacctGTTCCCATGCAGAAGCGCCCCTTTCCTTATGAAATAGATGAGATTCTCGGTGTCCGAGACCTCAGGAAAGTCCTTGCTTTGCTTCAGAAATCGGATGATCCTTTCATCCAACAGGTAGCTTTGCTCACTCTGAGCAACAATGCCAATTATTCATGCAACCAAGACACAATTCGCAAATTGGGAGGCCTCCCAATTATTGCAAACatgatcaacaaaactgatcCCCACATTAAGGAAAAAGCCTTAATGGCCATGAATAACCTGAGTGAGAACTATGAAAATCAGGGCCGACTTCAGGTATACATGAATAAAGTGATGGATGATATCATGGCCTCCAATTTGAACTCAGCAGTACAGGTAGTTGgactaaaatttttaacaaacatgACTATTACCAATGACTACCAGCACCTGCTTGTCAACTCCATTGCAAACTTTTTCCGTTTGCTATCTCAGGGAGGTGGAAAAATCAAGGTTgagattttgaaaatactttcgAATTTTGCTGAAAATCcagatatgttaaaaaaactgCTCAGCACCCAAGTGCCATCATCCTTTAGTTCCCTTTATAATTCTTATGTGGAATCAGAAATTCTTATTAATGCCCTTACTCTGTTTGAGATCATCTATGACAATCTCAGAGCAGAAGTATTCAACTACAGAGAATTCAATAAAGGTTCCCTTTTTTACTTATGCACTACATCTGGAGTGTGCGTTAAGAAAATTCGAGCCCTAGCCGATCACCATGACCTCTTGGTGAAAGTGAAAGTTATAAAACTAGTGGACAAATTCTGATTGGCTATGTGCTCTCAAAAGACTTGAagaaatttcttgatttttcagtctggAAGCAATGAAAATTGAAAGTTACTGCTTTTCCACTTGTTCATGTAATAAAGGGATCCTTTCAGCTGCCAGTTTTGAATAATGTATCATCCAGAAAGATGTTATCTATGACAGTCTCCAGCTTTAAGCTGAACCATTTTATGAATACCAAATAAATAGTCCTCTTGTACTGAAAACACATTTGTGACTTTAATCGTGCTGCTcgaatggaaatatttttactggTTCCTCTATGTGAATTGACAGTGAACCTGTCCATCGAAATAGCCTACACTTCTGTCATTTGTTTTGACTTGAATTTATCCACCAAAGACTTCATTTGTGTATCATCAATAAAGTTGTATGTTTTGACCAACAAAAAAAgtgttcatgtttttaaatctGGCTGGTGAGATAAGGTACGTAAGTACAAAAGGATTAATAGCACCTGGGCACATGTTCATTGTCAAATATATGCTGTCTGGTTAAATGAAGTTGCTAGAAAGCTTTAAGCTGGACTCTGAAGGGACAGcatgagaaaacacagaagagCATTTCAGTGGGGAAAATGGTTTGAAGATAGTCAGGTGGGAAATCCGTTCCTGGGATAAGAAGGTAATCAATTTGCCTGAAATGGAAGCTGTGGGAAGAGAAGTGACGAGAGAAAAAGGTGGAAATCAAGGATGAGGCAATTTGGGGAGAGATCCCAAACTCCCAGCTGAGATTGAAATACCCTGACATATGCTGGGAGTTACTGGACATTGTTgacaaaaggaaagataatttgGTGGCAAGGTGCAAAATGGATTGGAGCTGGGATGGGGTTAGGCATCAAGACtgcaaatgaggggcacctgggtggctcagtcagttaagatcccaggggcctgggattgagccccggctcaggtcatgatcccaaattcctgagattgagccccaaatggggcttcctgctcagcggggagcctgcttctccctcaccccaccccccaccccgctcatgctctctctctctcataaataaataaaatcttttttaaaaagactggaaatgggttagcctggtgatgggtattaaagaggggatgtactgaatggagcactgggtgttatacgcaaacaatgaatcatggaacactacatcaaaaactactgatgtatggtgattaacatactaaaatttaaaaaaataaaaaaattaaaagactggAAATGAGAACTGTTGTTAAGAAGTTATAATAAACCAAAAATGAGATGGTAAAGGGTAAAATAAGGTGGTGACTATAAGAATTGTTAAGGAATGGTGGGAACAACAGAtgcttaccaagaaaaaaaaaaaaaaaagaccaagatcTGCTGCCTGACTTGGTTGTAGGTTGACAAAGAAAttcaaagacaaccgacagaataggagaagatatttgcaaatgacatatcagataaagggctagtatccaaaatctataaagaacttcttaaactcaacacccaaagaacaaatgatccaatcaagaaatgggcagaagacatgaacagacatttttccaaagaagacatccaaatggccaacagacacatgaaaaagttctcaacattgctcggtatcagggaaatccaaatcaaaacctcaatgagatatcacctcacaccagtcagaatggctaaaattaacaagtcaggaaacgacagatgttgacgggaatgcggagcaaggggaaccctcctacactgttggtgggaatgcaagctggtgcagccactctggaaaacagtatggaggttcctcaaaaagttgaaaatagagctaccctatgacccagcaattgcgctactgggtatttaccccaaagatacaaatgtagggatctgaaggggtacgtgcaccccaatgtttatagcagcaatgtccacaatagccaaactgtggaaagagccaagatgtccatcgacagatgaatggataaagaagatgtggtgtgtatatatatatatatatatatatatatatacaatggaatattatgcagccatcaaaaggaatgaaatcttgccgtttgcaatgacgtggatggaacaggagcgtattttgctgagcgaaataagtcaatcagagaaagacatgtatcatatgacctcactgatatgaggaattcttaatctcaggaaacaaactgagggttgctggagtggtggggggtgggagggatgg includes:
- the ARMCX2 gene encoding armadillo repeat-containing X-linked protein 2; this encodes MSRVRDAGCVAAGIVIGASAWYCVYKYARGRNQTKKRMAKPKTRAVAGTGARARAGLRAGFTIDLGPGFGPPTPVRTRAEDRAQDEASALDAAGAEAVVPAASSAEAQSGAGNQVQEAEGAGVGPRAEPVAGATAASSMAPPPGEAEAFVAAAAPTVARAPKLPEAPGTAEAPGAPAVPPRAPVPTEAAAPTEAAETPVPATPPAAPVPSGAAVPSGAAEAPGTSGSPRTAAPSKKATPGAHTGAIPKAGSATGAVPKGGAKGTRSRTGGKGKGKKNKVEVDELGLGFRPGDGAAAAAAASANGGQAFLAEVPDSEEGESGWTDTESESDSEPETQQRGRGRRPVPMQKRPFPYEIDEILGVRDLRKVLALLQKSDDPFIQQVALLTLSNNANYSCNQDTIRKLGGLPIIANMINKTDPHIKEKALMAMNNLSENYENQGRLQVYMNKVMDDIMASNLNSAVQVVGLKFLTNMTITNDYQHLLVNSIANFFRLLSQGGGKIKVEILKILSNFAENPDMLKKLLSTQVPSSFSSLYNSYVESEILINALTLFEIIYDNLRAEVFNYREFNKGSLFYLCTTSGVCVKKIRALADHHDLLVKVKVIKLVDKF